One genomic window of Branchiostoma lanceolatum isolate klBraLanc5 chromosome 5, klBraLanc5.hap2, whole genome shotgun sequence includes the following:
- the LOC136434423 gene encoding uncharacterized protein: MREFDSATPAEFSPGVPDWSTVHRLLGELGEPPQSAGDWAKHFLGQGKVTEFFERGYISNIRVLTEEQCDRILKDYEYFINPSKRHPGHAMLYEHHSNQSGDSNNVLMHGLGQWRLTRLFHDLVFLPAISVPSSQLLDQEKLRPVRFWHDQMFAKPARHGGVVAWHQDYSYWTRTKPMMHLTVHIALDDQTLENGGLHFIPGSHRWHRGGKPLPVTDFNFKDMESIKTILTEEEIANFKPVPSGLKKGEASFHHPLTVHGSYSNRTDHPRRATVVNYFADGILSNTDEPLLDGTNLIKRDCKVEGQFYPLVFDPDWAREK; this comes from the exons ATGCGGGAGTTTGACAGCGCGACGCCGGCAGAGTTCTCCCCGGGCGTCCCCGACTGGAGCACCGTCCACCGGCTGCTGGGCGAGCTGGGGGAACCGCCGCAG TCAGCAGGCGACTGGGCGAAGCACTTCCTCGGTCAGGGGAAGGTTACCGAGTTCTTCGAGCGCGGCTACATCAGCAACATCCGGGTTCTGACAGAGGAACAGTGTGACAGGATCCTGAAAgattatgaatatttcatt AACCCGTCCAAGCGGCACCCCGGCCACGCCATGCTGTACGAGCACCACAGTAACCAAAGCGGAGACAGCAACAACGTTCTGATGCACGGGCTGGGGCAGTGGCGACTCACACGGCTGTTCCACGACCTGGTCTTTCTCCCTGCCATCAGC GTTCCCTCCTCGCAGCTGTTGGACCAAGAGAAGCTGCGGCCTGTCCGCTTCTGGCACGACCAGATGTTCGCTAAGCCGGCCCGACACGGGGGCGTGGTGGCGTG GCACCAGGATTACTCATATTGGACCAGGACCAAGCCCATGATGCATCTGACG GTGCACATCGCGCTTGATGACCAGACGCTGGAAAACGGTGGCCTGCACTTCATTCCCGGATCGCACAG GTGGCACCGGGGCGGGAAGCCACTTCCGGTCACAGACTTCAATTTCAAGGACATGGAATCCATCAAG ACGATACTGACGGAGGAGGAAATCGCGAACTTCAAACCGGTCCCGTCTGGGCTGAAGAAAGGCGAGGCCAGCTTCCACCATCCTCTAACAGTACACGGGTCCTACAGCAATAG GACGGACCACCCCCGCCGGGCGACCGTGGTGAACTACTTCGCGGACGGAATCCTGTCCAACACCGACGAGCCTCTGCTGGATGGGACTAACCTCATCAAGAGG GACTGCAAAGTGGAGGGGCAGTTCTATCCACTGGTTTTTGATCCTGATTGGGCGAGAGAGAAGTAA
- the LOC136434421 gene encoding uncharacterized protein: MSLFVRVWFTFGAVMAAVSLVSRYEEGYMTADLCHLWGFNTTCTGHVNTTARETSCSRNHAGLSPAKVPPGSVKVSSEENDESVNLTSPFEDDSASEAAPLQDKDRDSSDRLDERANLTNPSQDGDKTAADEAPNVLPPSPDEPLSLETILNLKDNGHPLPADLEDDVPSQGTRIILSPLPPSDSVGGWRTNENDVMMYAIRHCDFDVRYADQMTSEEFESTYRNRKPLLLRFRGGARDWTHLGVWTRDELVSRHGKRQVRTGYPSDTNENGGLGDDSERLDAYLTRYLDDKDGFDFKYVTDRTLMTELAPLIRLPPYLNHSRFEKPGYLLLLGRSRTGLSWHAHKEAWNGVVFGAKRWFVSTPNRRPPGMADFEQLDWMKYVHPYVRAPWRPLECLQQAGDVVYVPEDFYHAVLNIGDTVAASFYDRSRSGQMSALGVEFGRLLQYAEPMTEGAVPAELERELNARFEQVFGKMKALSRNISMVQEMHELVGWYQLQQQRPREAIATFQAAIRADPFHLKAYTFLAHAHSTLRQHDKAEEAYLSALYLHRTSHHVWLAYAGFLEQRGNLTAAEQAYKKALFARPSWPWLYQELARVQAKLGKEDDLQDTFNIYRYLQQQT, translated from the coding sequence ATGTCTCTGTTCGTACGCGTCTGGTTCACCTTCGGCGCTGTCATGGCGGCGGTCAGTCTGGTAAGCCGATATGAAGAAGGGTACATGACTGCCGATCTTTGTCACCTCTGGGGCTTCAACACAACCTGCACTGGACACGTGAACACTACCGCCAGGGAAACATCCTGCAGTCGGAACCATGCCGGTCTCAGTCCCGCAAAGGTGCCGCCGGGGTCTGTGAAGGTGTCTTCCGAAGAAAACGACGAAAGCGTGAATCTTACATCACCCTTTGAAGACGACTCCGCCAGCGAAGCAGCCCCCTTGCAAGACAAAGACAGAGACTCGTCCGACAGACTAGACGAGCGCGCGAATCTCACCAACCCTTCACAAGACGGAGACAAGACTGCCGCCGACGAAGCGCCGAATGTTTTACCACCATCTCCAGACGAACCTCTAAGTCTGGAAACAATCTTAAACCTGAAAGACAACGGCCACCCTCTTCCAGCCGACTTGGAAGACGACGTTCCGTCGCAAGGAACAAGAATCATTTTATCCCCCCTGCCGCCCAGCGACAGCGTAGGAGGTTGGCGTACAAAtgaaaatgacgtcatgatgtACGCCATTCGTCACTGTGACTTTGACGTCAGGTACGCCGACCAAATGACGTCAGAAGAGTTCGAATCGACGTACCGGAACCGGAAGCCGTTGTTGCTGCGCTTTCGGGGCGGCGCGCGGGACTGGACGCACCTTGGTGTATGGACCAGAGACGAACTGGTGTCCCGCCATGGCAAAAGACAGGTCCGGACGGGTTACCCGAGTGACACCAACGAAAACGGAGGGTTAGGGGACGACAGTGAGAGGCTTGACGCGTATCTAACGCGTTATCTGGACGACAAAGACGGGTTCGACTTCAAGTACGTGACGGACAGGACGTTAATGACAGAACTCGCGCCCCTCATCCGCCTGCCGCCGTACCTGAACCATTCGCGTTTTGAAAAGCCGGGCTACCTTTTGCTCCTGGGCCGTTCCCGCACGGGACTGTCCTGGCATGCCCACAAAGAGGCCTGGAACGGCGTCGTGTTCGGCGCCAAACGCTGGTTCGTCTCCACCCCCAACCGCCGTCCTCCCGGCATGGCCGATTTCGAACAGCTGGACTGGATGAAATACGTCCACCCGTACGTGCGCGCCCCCTGGCGTCCTCTGGAGTGTCTGCAGCAGGCAGGGGATGTGGTTTACGTGCCGGAGGATTTTTACCACGCCGTGCTGAATATCGGCGACACCGTCGCCGCGTCTTTTTACGACCGCTCACGCAGCGGGCAAATGAGCGCACTCGGGGTTGAGTTTGGGCGTTTACTGCAGTACGCCGAGCCCATGACAGAGGGCGCTGTTCCGGCAGAGCTGGAGCGGGAGCTGAATGCACGGTTCGAGCAGGTGTTCGGGAAAATGAAAGCGCTTTCCAGGAATATTTCTATGGTGCAGGAGATGCACGAGCTGGTGGGATGGTACCAACTGCAGCAGCAGCGTCCGCGGGAGGCCATAGCGACCTTCCAGGCCGCCATAAGAGCGGACCCGTTCCACCTAAAGGCGTACACCTTCCTGGCGCATGCGCACAGCACCCTCAGACAGCACGACAAGGCGGAGGAGGCTTACCTGTCGGCCCTGTACCTGCACAGGACCTCCCACCACGTGTGGCTGGCGTACGCCGGGTTCCTGGAGCAGCGCGGGAACCTCACGGCCGCCGAGCAGGCCTACAAGAAGGCGCTGTTTGCCCGCCCCAGCTGGCCCTGGCTTTACCAAGAACTGGCCCGCGTCCAGGCCAAGCTCGGCAAGGAGGACGACCTACAGGATACCTTTAACATATACAGGTACCTACAGCAGCAGACATGA
- the LOC136434424 gene encoding ragulator complex protein LAMTOR5 homolog, translated as MEKELDKHLEETMTTHGVLGTMCADQHGMCLGAKGSVSGDSAGMVTRLSELVGQLESSSEEDPIICIESDSSTLMIKKHDDITMAIHKAKVPT; from the exons ATGGAGAAGGAGTTGGATAAGCACTTGGAGGAAAC GATGACCACCCACGGTGTCCTGGGGACCATGTGTGCCGACCAACACGGCATGTGTCTGGGAG CCAAAGGCTCGGTGTCCGGAGACTCAGCGGGAATGGTCACCCGTCTGTCCGAGCTGGTCGGGCAACTGGAATCTTCCTCGGAGGAGGATCCAATCATTTGCATCGAGTCGGACTCATC AACCTTGATGATCAAAAAGCATGATGACATCACCATGGCAATACACAAGGCCAAAGTGCCAACATAG
- the LOC136434724 gene encoding uncharacterized protein — MASSKGQVTSDFGQLWEELKSRPLLDIVGISSLSTVGTLLNVSNSVTKGWEALAERLGYSRVKVEALRHEGNKLFQKTPGALLLEVWGGRGASSTLQVLEQALRDLDRPDVLEELQKAAKDECALSVTFCTGQQERSLTLPGVLGMSTLRQALEGAVKQTGLRTDDFEIQGSQMTWTTRAKECKGIHLRLVKKECPQPPQHDVPAVREAPPTDSPRELPIVEENAVKAGLNSRSSKKANTVSGPNVRDRPPLPVRRSQSDGSALHPKHLPSTGTVPPTIINVFATPGTNIHIVNENSALSAATSSVDGKSVTCRPIEASESSTENAKENVLPTQRSENSAERSGLSSAVTIGKESKSVTTETCSPVEETKKQTELSSGMPVKEAKEQTPPLSGVPVEETRGETQLSSGVPIEETTELTPSFSAVPIEEQSLLSSGVPVEETKNRTQISSGLPIEETRKQILLSSTMLVEETRELTPPLSKENKATSGKAFHKDQGGFAAGRNSSAPRPRAEVATQSNVRPKLPPKRTKSTVIAPQVAQQKEGCLQHTLQFQDDDYSLPLGGVGQYARPPRTSGSIISDRPCGGSCHGDRRRRVDSVVDDVTWQEVAKVPGFHRHIPDDPAAIHTFMFNYLRDEGWYVIRKCADDKLAVSVTYLGDIRHYRIHRAGGRFYFRRDEFQARSLHELLETYKWNDLPAKPADRPSPSSRNTGSAQSPSTPPVPTRDRGVRLLKPVT; from the exons ATGGCGAGTAGTAAGGGACAGGTAACGTCGGACTTCGGGCAGCTTTGGGAGGAATTAAAATCTCGACCACTGCTTGACATCGTCGGCATCAGCTCTCTGTCCACCGTCGGGACGCTGTTGAACGTGTCCAACTCCGTGACTAAAGGCTGGGAGGCTCTGGCGGAGAGGTTAGGGTACAGCCGTGTGAAGGTAGAGGCGCTCCGACATGAGGGAAACAAGTTGTTCCAGAAGACCCCCGGCGCGCTGCTGTTGGAAGTTTGGGGAGGACGGGGTGCCAGCAGCACGCTACAGGTACTGGAGCAGGCGCTGAGAGATCTGGACAGACCGGATGTTCTAGAAGAGCTGCAGAAAGCTGCTAAAG ATGAGTGCGCCCTGTCTGTAACCTTCTGCACGGGCCAGCAggagaggtcattgaccttacctGGGGTCTTGGGCATGTCGACCCTTCGACAAGCGCTAGAGGGCGCTGTTAAGCAGACCGGACTGCGCACGGACGATTTTGAAATCCAGGGAAGTCAGATGACGTGGACTACAAGGGCAAAGGAGTGTAAG GGCATACACCTTCGTCTTGTGAAGAAAGAATGTCCACAACCTCCTCAGCACGATGTCCCTGCCGTGagagaagcgccacctactgaTTCTCCCCGTGAACTGCCGATTGTTGAGGAGAATGCCGTAAAGGCCGGCCTGAACAGTCGTTCCAGCAAGAAAGCGAACACGGTGTCGGGTCCAAACGTGAGAGACCGGCCGCCATTGCCTGTACGGAGAAGCCAGTCCGATGGATCTGCACTCCACCCGAAGCACCTTCCAAGCACCGGCACCGTCCCTCCGACTATCATCAACGTTTTTGCCACGCCAGGCACCAACATCCACATCGTCAACGAAAATTCTGCCTTGTCGGCTGCTACGTCATCTGTAGATGGCAAGAGTGTCACTTGTAGACCAATAGAAGCCAGTGAGTCATCTACGGAAAATGCAAAGGAAAATGTCCTTCCAACACAGCGATCAGAAAACAGCGCAGAAAGGAGCGGCCTGTCTTCGGCGGTTACAATCGGAAAGGAGTCTAAATCGGTAACAACTGAAACATGTTCTCCAGTTGAAGAGACCAAGAAGCAGACTGAACTTTCTTCCGGCATGCCAGTTAAAGAGGCCAAGGAACAAACTCCACCTCTGTCGGGCGTGCCAGTTGAAGAGACCAGGGGGGAAACTCAACTCTCGTCCGGCGTGCCAATTGAAGAGACCACTGAACTAACTCCATCTTTTTCCGCCGTGCCAATTGAAGAGCAAAGTCTACTTTCGTCCGGTGTGCCGGTCGAAGAGACCAAGAATCGAACTCAAATTTCGTCCGGCCTGCCAATCGAAGAGACCAGGAAACAAATTCTACTCTCGTCCACCATGCTAGTTGAAGAGACCAGGGAGCTAACTCCACCTTTGTCGAAAGAGAACAAGGCTACGTCTGGGAAAGCCTTTCACAAAGACCAGGGCGGTTTTGCAGCCGGTAGAAACAGTTCTGCACCCAGACCGCGTGCGGAAGTGGCTACACAATCAAACGTGCGGCCAAAGTTACCACCAAAGCGAACCAAATCCACTGTGATCGCACCTCAGGTCGCACAGCAGAAGGAGGGATGCTTACAACACACTCTACAATTTCAGGATGATGACTACTCACTTCCGCTAGGGGGCGTTGGACAGTATGCACGTCCACCGCGTACTTCTGGTTCTATCATATCTGACAG ACCCTGCGGCGGTAGTTGCCATGGTGACCGTAGGCGCAGGGTGGATTCCGTcgttgatgacgtcacctgGCAAGAGGTAGCCAAAGTGCCCGGCTTCCATCGCCACATACCTGACGACCCTGCCGCG aTCCACACCTTCATGTTCAACTATCTCCGTGACGAAGGCTGGTACGTCATCAGAAAGTGTGCAGACGACAAGTTAGCAGTCAGCGTGAC GTACCTGGGGGACATACGGCACTACCGGATCCACCGCGCGGGCGGACGGTTCTACTTCCGGAGGGACGAGTTCCAGGCGCGCAGCCTGCACGAGCTACTCGAGACCTACAAGTGGAACGACCTTCCCGCCAAGCCTGCCGaccgcccctccccctcctctcGGAACACGGGCTCGGCTCAGAGTCCGTCCACCCCGCCAGTCcccaccagggacaggggcgtCCGGCTCCTCAAGCCTGTGACGTAA